In the genome of Photobacterium sp. TLY01, one region contains:
- the gntR gene encoding gluconate operon transcriptional repressor GntR — translation MTIKNKRPTLQDVANLVGVTKMTVSRYLRDPGQVSAALQSKIAAAVEELGYIPNRAPDILSNAKSYAIGVLVPSLTNQVFAEVIRGIEKVTGPAGYQTMLAHYGYSAEVEEKNIASLLSYNVDAIILSESVHTERARKMLNTAGVPVVEIMDSVSPAIAQAVGFDNQAAAEAMTEQMIARGRRHIVYFAARMDARTHLRFTGYQQVMRKHGLEPRSIQTEEASSFSLGAGLLRQSLTQYPDADGIFCTNDDLAIGAIYECQRLGIQVPEQMAVAGFHGHDISQVMVPRLATVITPRERIGYVAAEQILQRLRGEPATEKVITLDVKIELGESI, via the coding sequence ATGACAATCAAAAACAAACGCCCGACGTTGCAGGATGTTGCGAACCTGGTCGGAGTGACCAAGATGACGGTCAGTCGTTATCTGCGCGATCCCGGACAGGTTTCCGCGGCCTTGCAGAGCAAAATTGCCGCCGCTGTCGAGGAGCTGGGATACATTCCCAACCGTGCTCCCGATATTTTGTCCAATGCCAAAAGTTATGCCATTGGCGTGCTGGTTCCCTCACTCACCAACCAGGTCTTTGCGGAAGTGATCCGGGGCATTGAAAAGGTCACCGGCCCTGCCGGTTATCAGACCATGCTGGCACACTATGGCTATAGTGCAGAGGTTGAAGAGAAAAACATTGCCTCTTTGCTGTCCTACAATGTGGATGCCATTATTTTGTCAGAAAGCGTGCATACCGAGCGGGCGCGGAAAATGCTCAATACCGCCGGGGTGCCTGTGGTGGAAATCATGGATTCGGTTTCCCCGGCCATTGCTCAGGCGGTGGGGTTTGATAATCAGGCCGCCGCTGAGGCGATGACAGAGCAGATGATCGCACGGGGGCGCCGCCATATCGTGTACTTTGCCGCCCGGATGGATGCCCGGACCCACTTGCGCTTTACCGGTTATCAGCAGGTGATGAGAAAACACGGCCTGGAGCCGCGCAGCATTCAGACTGAGGAAGCCTCCTCGTTCAGCTTAGGGGCCGGGTTATTGCGGCAGTCACTGACACAATATCCGGATGCCGACGGAATTTTCTGTACCAATGATGACCTGGCGATCGGGGCGATTTATGAGTGCCAGCGGTTAGGGATCCAGGTGCCGGAGCAAATGGCGGTGGCTGGTTTTCACGGCCATGACATCAGTCAGGTGATGGTGCCGCGTTTGGCGACTGTGATCACACCGCGAGAGCGAATTGGCTATGTCGCCGCCGAGCAGATCCTGCAGCGGCTGCGTGGTGAACCTGCGACAGAAAAGGTGATTACCCTGGATGTGAAAATCGAGCTGGGCGAGAGTATTTAG
- a CDS encoding TRAP transporter small permease subunit: MNTNSTPAEHDEDKPKNGLDAAIVKIGNALSLLFIFTVIISFYEVLMRYVFDSPTIWVHETASFLGGSLFIVGGLYAMATNKHVRVVLLYDMVSPRTRQYLNVFHHVMGLLFSGLMAWASYTMAREAWLTPWGEMRLETSGSAWNPPFPALLKGIIFICLCVLTVQFLLHLIAEIRGLRKKDV; the protein is encoded by the coding sequence ATGAATACCAATTCAACCCCTGCAGAGCATGATGAGGACAAGCCGAAAAACGGCTTGGATGCGGCCATCGTCAAAATCGGCAATGCGCTGAGTCTGCTGTTTATTTTTACGGTGATCATTTCATTTTATGAAGTGCTGATGCGCTATGTGTTTGATTCGCCGACCATCTGGGTGCATGAAACCGCGTCGTTTCTTGGCGGTTCACTCTTTATTGTTGGTGGTTTGTATGCCATGGCGACCAACAAGCACGTGCGCGTGGTGCTGCTGTACGACATGGTGTCACCCCGCACGCGTCAGTACCTCAATGTGTTCCATCATGTGATGGGACTGCTGTTTTCGGGACTGATGGCATGGGCTTCGTACACCATGGCCCGTGAAGCCTGGCTCACCCCTTGGGGCGAAATGCGTCTGGAAACCTCAGGCTCAGCCTGGAATCCTCCGTTTCCCGCTTTGCTCAAAGGGATCATTTTTATCTGCCTGTGCGTACTGACTGTGCAGTTTCTGTTGCACCTGATTGCTGAAATCCGTGGACTGAGGAAGAAAGATGTTTGA
- a CDS encoding TRAP transporter large permease subunit has protein sequence MFELSSMGIGYGSLLMLGLMIALLLTGMQLAFVTGLVALIFTLGWFGPDALPLVTSRMYSFVDGYIFLAVPMFVLMAALLDRSGIARDLFDAMKSVGRRVRGGVAVQTLLVAVVLASMSGVIGGETVLLGILALPQMLRLGYDRKLAIGTTCAGGALGTMLPPSIVLIIYGLTASVSIGDLFKAAFLPALLLALMYIGYVLIRCKLNPALAPLPTEAELAEDAARDISYFKALFFPMLSVGVVLGSIYTGVASVTEASALGVVGIMISAVIRREMSWSMLRDSAIATMRTCGMIMWIGIGASALVGVYNLMGGIDFVEETILAFSGGSATMTLLIMMVILLVLGMFLDWVGVALLTMPIFVPIITGLGMDPIWFGVVFCLNMQVSFLSPPFGPAAFYLKSVAPKDISLGEIFRSLLPFIGLQLIALTLVIVFPQLALWWR, from the coding sequence ATGTTTGAGTTATCGTCAATGGGGATCGGCTACGGCAGCCTGCTGATGTTGGGGCTGATGATTGCCTTGTTGCTGACCGGGATGCAGCTGGCGTTTGTCACCGGCCTGGTGGCACTGATCTTTACCCTGGGCTGGTTTGGTCCGGATGCCCTGCCGCTGGTCACCAGCCGGATGTATTCGTTTGTCGACGGCTATATTTTCCTCGCCGTGCCTATGTTCGTGCTGATGGCGGCGCTGCTTGATCGCTCCGGCATTGCCCGCGATCTGTTTGACGCCATGAAATCCGTCGGCCGCCGCGTTCGTGGCGGGGTTGCGGTGCAGACCTTGCTGGTGGCTGTGGTGCTGGCGTCCATGTCGGGCGTGATTGGCGGCGAAACCGTGCTGCTGGGCATTCTGGCGTTGCCGCAAATGTTACGACTGGGCTATGACCGCAAGCTGGCGATTGGCACCACCTGCGCCGGTGGCGCGCTGGGCACGATGCTGCCGCCGAGTATCGTGCTGATTATTTATGGTCTGACGGCCAGCGTATCGATTGGCGATCTGTTTAAAGCCGCTTTCCTGCCCGCCTTGCTGCTGGCCCTGATGTACATCGGCTACGTCTTGATCCGCTGTAAACTCAATCCGGCACTGGCGCCTTTGCCAACGGAAGCCGAGCTGGCGGAAGATGCCGCCAGGGATATCAGTTATTTCAAAGCCTTGTTCTTCCCGATGCTGTCGGTCGGTGTCGTGCTGGGCAGTATTTATACCGGTGTGGCCTCAGTCACGGAAGCTTCTGCGCTGGGTGTGGTCGGCATCATGATCAGTGCGGTGATCCGCCGTGAGATGAGCTGGAGCATGCTCAGAGACAGTGCCATCGCAACCATGCGCACCTGCGGCATGATCATGTGGATTGGCATCGGCGCCAGTGCACTGGTGGGTGTGTACAACCTGATGGGCGGCATTGATTTCGTTGAAGAGACGATTCTGGCTTTCAGCGGCGGCAGTGCCACCATGACCCTGCTGATCATGATGGTGATCCTGCTGGTACTGGGGATGTTCCTGGACTGGGTCGGGGTTGCGCTGCTGACCATGCCGATTTTCGTGCCCATCATTACCGGGCTGGGCATGGACCCGATCTGGTTCGGCGTGGTGTTCTGTCTCAACATGCAGGTCTCTTTCCTGTCTCCGCCTTTTGGCCCGGCGGCTTTCTATCTGAAATCGGTGGCGCCGAAAGATATCAGTTTAGGTGAAATCTTCCGATCCCTGCTGCCTTTTATCGGCCTTCAGCTGATAGCACTGACGCTGGTGATTGTGTTCCCGCAGCTCGCGTTGTGGTGGCGTTAA
- the gndA gene encoding NADP-dependent phosphogluconate dehydrogenase, translating to MTSTQCNIAMIGLGVMGRNLTLNLLEHGFAVAGYDLQASLVQQIKQQAEQLAKAPFTACESLPQLLAALASPRVIALSVPAGKPVDAVIAALLAAGLEPQDTVIDTGNSLWTDTLARDEQFQGQFQFFSTAVSGGEEGARHGPALMASGSAAAWQQVGPMWSAIAAQVDDAGKPLPPMSQGEACAAYLGPDGAGHYVKMVHNGIEYADMQLICEAYQFLSQQLNLPAAEIGEIFARWNQGVLNSYLMEISADILQQQDPDSDRPLVEMILDKAGQKGTGLWTAVNSLEVASPAPTIAQAVFARAMSGMKSLRVQAAESLALVVDETQALDKAELIAQLHDALYCAKLCTYAQGFALMKTTAAEQGWPLDYAVIARIWRAGCIIRAIFLQDISRAFEQQPDLDNLLLADHFRLQLTERQLNWRKAVAAASLAGVAMPGISSALHYFDTLRSAVLPANLLQAQRDYFGAHTYARIDQPEADAFHLSWSQSPRVQNKVS from the coding sequence ATGACATCAACCCAGTGCAATATTGCCATGATTGGTTTAGGCGTGATGGGGCGAAACCTGACGCTGAATTTGCTGGAACACGGCTTTGCGGTGGCCGGTTATGATTTGCAGGCGTCTCTGGTGCAGCAAATCAAGCAGCAAGCGGAACAATTGGCCAAAGCGCCGTTTACGGCCTGTGAATCCTTACCACAGCTCCTGGCGGCGTTAGCATCGCCACGGGTGATTGCCTTGTCTGTGCCGGCAGGAAAACCGGTCGATGCCGTAATTGCTGCATTACTGGCAGCCGGACTGGAACCACAAGATACCGTGATTGATACCGGCAACAGCCTGTGGACGGACACCCTGGCCCGCGATGAGCAGTTTCAGGGACAGTTTCAGTTTTTCAGTACCGCGGTCTCTGGCGGTGAAGAAGGTGCCCGTCATGGCCCGGCTCTGATGGCCAGCGGCAGTGCCGCCGCATGGCAGCAGGTTGGTCCGATGTGGAGCGCGATTGCCGCGCAGGTCGACGATGCGGGGAAACCGCTGCCGCCAATGAGTCAGGGCGAGGCCTGTGCCGCTTATCTTGGACCAGACGGGGCCGGCCATTATGTAAAGATGGTGCATAACGGCATTGAATACGCTGATATGCAGTTGATCTGCGAGGCGTATCAGTTTCTCAGCCAGCAGCTCAATCTGCCTGCTGCAGAGATAGGCGAAATCTTTGCCCGTTGGAATCAGGGGGTACTGAACAGTTATCTGATGGAAATCAGTGCCGATATTTTGCAGCAGCAGGATCCGGACTCCGACCGGCCGCTGGTGGAAATGATCCTGGATAAAGCCGGGCAGAAAGGCACCGGCTTGTGGACAGCCGTCAACAGCCTGGAAGTCGCCAGTCCTGCACCGACAATTGCCCAGGCGGTGTTTGCCCGCGCGATGAGCGGGATGAAATCTCTGCGGGTGCAGGCCGCTGAGTCGCTTGCACTGGTCGTGGATGAGACGCAGGCTCTGGATAAAGCCGAGCTGATCGCCCAGCTGCACGATGCACTCTACTGCGCCAAGCTGTGTACCTACGCACAAGGGTTTGCGCTGATGAAAACCACAGCCGCCGAGCAGGGATGGCCGCTGGATTACGCCGTGATTGCCCGGATCTGGCGTGCCGGCTGCATTATTCGCGCTATTTTCCTGCAGGATATCAGTCGTGCCTTTGAACAGCAGCCGGATCTGGACAACCTGCTGCTCGCTGACCACTTTCGTCTTCAGCTCACCGAGCGTCAGTTAAACTGGCGTAAAGCGGTTGCGGCTGCCAGCCTGGCCGGTGTTGCCATGCCGGGGATCAGCTCAGCGCTGCACTATTTCGATACCCTGCGCAGCGCGGTGCTGCCGGCCAATCTGTTACAGGCCCAGCGCGATTACTTTGGCGCTCACACTTACGCCCGTATTGACCAGCCGGAGGCGGACGCCTTCCATCTGAGCTGGAGCCAGTCACCGCGCGTGCAAAACAAAGTGTCATAA
- a CDS encoding beta-N-acetylhexosaminidase: protein MSYRLDLTVINQTDTESRFALTLHNLGDQALEAWSLAFILSRWIEPASVSHGVLTQTGSYCTLSASDAAALAPNSHFYTEFSIKTPPLSLHGDGVIDACLYANQQGEALPVTVTPVNLKNPVQDRLTLELPAPKTINLIPAPASLKTLAGEFRFTRHTALAEFPEAAQGSVNWLQQELAHWLDTPLPVGPGGNIHYQTRADLADGAYHMLVEHDHIWLEASSGAGFSHATASLLQLLPAQPTHQIEHALSVPMVEINDEPQYGHRGMMLDCARHFHSVTRIKKLLDQLARYKFNTFHWHLTDDEGWRIEIDAYPALTEIGAWRGPQEPLLPQFSTVDRRYGGFYTKQQIRDIVAYAADRGIQVIPEIDIPGHCRAAIKSLPELLVDEADRSQYRSIQNYSDNILSPALPGTYTFLTTVLDEVCELFPAPFLHVGADEVPNGVWTDSPACRELMAQEGYEDPFELQGHILRFVENYLAGKGKRMLGWQEVVKGDKVSQNTIVMPWMNEQAGLDCADKGYQVIMQPAQYTYLDLAQGHSAEEAGANWAGFLPLETVYSYRPLAELEPSDPKLKQIMGIQCALWCEHVYSQARFEYLLYPRLLAVSEVCWCPPEQRDWDDFKARLHGQLSYLDRVGLNYRQG, encoded by the coding sequence ATGAGCTATCGCCTTGATTTAACGGTTATCAATCAAACCGATACGGAATCCCGCTTCGCGCTGACCTTACACAATCTGGGTGATCAGGCGCTGGAAGCCTGGTCCCTGGCTTTTATCCTCAGTCGCTGGATTGAACCAGCTTCAGTCTCACATGGTGTGCTGACGCAAACTGGCAGTTACTGCACTCTGTCAGCGTCAGACGCTGCAGCCCTGGCGCCCAACAGCCATTTCTATACCGAGTTTTCCATCAAGACCCCGCCGCTCAGTCTGCATGGTGACGGCGTGATTGACGCTTGCCTGTATGCCAATCAGCAAGGCGAAGCACTGCCGGTCACTGTGACCCCGGTGAACCTGAAAAACCCGGTACAGGACCGACTGACGCTTGAGTTACCAGCACCCAAGACGATTAACCTGATCCCCGCTCCCGCCAGTCTGAAAACCTTAGCGGGCGAATTTCGGTTTACCCGTCATACCGCACTGGCTGAATTTCCTGAAGCGGCGCAGGGCAGCGTGAACTGGCTGCAGCAGGAGTTGGCCCATTGGCTGGACACGCCACTGCCGGTCGGTCCCGGCGGCAATATCCATTATCAGACGCGCGCCGATCTGGCCGACGGTGCCTATCATATGCTGGTCGAGCATGATCACATCTGGCTGGAAGCCAGCTCCGGTGCCGGATTCAGCCATGCGACAGCCAGTCTGCTGCAGTTGCTGCCAGCTCAGCCAACCCATCAGATTGAGCACGCGCTCAGCGTGCCTATGGTAGAAATTAACGATGAGCCGCAATATGGCCATCGCGGCATGATGCTCGATTGCGCACGCCATTTTCATTCCGTGACCCGGATCAAAAAGCTGCTCGATCAGCTTGCCCGTTATAAATTTAACACCTTCCACTGGCACCTGACCGATGATGAAGGCTGGCGGATTGAGATTGACGCCTACCCTGCCCTGACTGAGATTGGCGCATGGCGCGGGCCGCAAGAACCCCTGCTCCCGCAGTTTTCGACCGTTGATCGTCGGTACGGCGGCTTTTATACCAAGCAGCAGATCCGGGATATCGTGGCCTATGCCGCCGATCGGGGCATTCAGGTGATCCCGGAAATCGACATTCCCGGCCATTGCCGGGCTGCCATCAAATCGCTGCCTGAGCTGCTGGTTGATGAAGCGGATCGCTCGCAATACCGCAGCATCCAGAATTATTCGGACAACATTCTGTCACCGGCTCTGCCTGGGACTTACACCTTCCTGACTACAGTGCTGGATGAGGTCTGTGAATTGTTCCCGGCGCCCTTCCTGCATGTGGGGGCGGATGAAGTACCCAACGGTGTCTGGACCGACAGCCCGGCGTGCCGCGAACTGATGGCCCAGGAAGGCTATGAAGACCCGTTTGAGCTGCAAGGTCATATTTTACGCTTTGTTGAAAACTACCTGGCCGGAAAAGGCAAGCGGATGCTCGGCTGGCAGGAAGTGGTGAAAGGTGACAAGGTCAGTCAAAACACCATCGTCATGCCATGGATGAATGAGCAGGCCGGACTGGACTGTGCGGATAAAGGCTATCAGGTGATCATGCAGCCTGCGCAGTACACCTACCTGGATCTGGCGCAGGGACATTCCGCCGAGGAAGCCGGTGCCAACTGGGCAGGGTTCTTACCGCTGGAAACTGTGTACAGCTATCGCCCGCTGGCCGAGCTGGAACCCAGCGATCCCAAGCTGAAGCAGATCATGGGGATTCAGTGCGCGCTATGGTGTGAGCATGTCTACAGCCAGGCGAGGTTTGAATACCTGCTCTATCCACGCCTGCTGGCGGTCAGCGAAGTCTGCTGGTGTCCGCCGGAGCAGCGTGACTGGGATGATTTCAAAGCCCGTTTGCATGGCCAGCTGTCCTATTTAGACCGGGTGGGGCTGAACTACCGCCAGGGGTAA
- a CDS encoding ABC transporter ATP-binding protein: protein MSNPVGTPIIEGKNLVKDFSVNSNSLKKSKMRALNQVSFKMYKSRGLAVVGESGSGKSTTAKMIAKMYEPTSGAIEYFGRDIQDITKKSELMQYRQGVQMVWQDPFGSLNPTHTIFHHLARPLLIHNKVSRGNKKELEERVYDLLEQVGLIPPKATAEKYPHQLSGGQRQRVNLARNIAVGAEVVLADEPTSMLDVSIRAGVLNLMEEMKFEREMALLYITHDIATARYIAEDLAVMYVGHMVEWGDTEEIIHHPQHPYTQLLVSAVPDPSKSIHEPLAGNKGDIPLWTPDSVGCPFAGRCVHATEQCRQRLPEVTQLAENHFVRCYLFDS, encoded by the coding sequence ATGAGCAATCCAGTCGGAACACCCATTATCGAAGGGAAAAACCTGGTCAAAGACTTTTCGGTCAACAGTAACTCGCTGAAAAAATCCAAGATGCGGGCACTGAATCAGGTGTCGTTCAAAATGTATAAGAGTCGCGGCCTGGCGGTGGTGGGAGAATCCGGTTCCGGTAAATCCACCACAGCAAAAATGATCGCCAAAATGTACGAGCCCACTTCAGGGGCTATCGAATATTTCGGTCGCGATATTCAGGACATCACCAAAAAAAGCGAGCTGATGCAGTACCGTCAGGGGGTACAAATGGTGTGGCAGGATCCGTTCGGATCGCTCAACCCGACCCATACGATTTTTCACCACCTGGCCCGTCCCTTACTGATCCACAACAAGGTCAGCCGGGGCAATAAAAAAGAGCTGGAAGAGCGAGTGTACGATCTGCTGGAGCAAGTCGGGCTGATCCCGCCCAAAGCCACCGCCGAAAAGTACCCGCATCAGCTCTCTGGCGGACAGCGTCAGCGCGTCAATCTGGCCCGCAATATCGCGGTCGGCGCCGAAGTGGTCCTGGCCGACGAGCCGACCTCCATGCTGGATGTCTCGATTCGTGCCGGTGTCCTGAACCTGATGGAAGAGATGAAGTTTGAGCGCGAGATGGCGCTGCTTTATATCACCCACGATATCGCCACGGCGCGCTATATCGCCGAAGATCTGGCCGTGATGTATGTGGGTCACATGGTGGAATGGGGAGATACCGAAGAGATCATTCATCACCCGCAGCACCCTTACACCCAGTTGCTGGTCTCAGCCGTGCCGGATCCGAGTAAGTCGATCCATGAGCCGTTAGCGGGTAACAAAGGGGATATTCCGCTGTGGACACCAGACAGTGTCGGCTGTCCGTTTGCAGGCCGTTGTGTGCACGCAACCGAGCAGTGCCGTCAACGCCTGCCGGAAGTCACCCAGTTGGCAGAAAACCATTTTGTCCGCTGTTATCTGTTCGATAGCTGA
- a CDS encoding gluconokinase — protein sequence MKPRKIIVMGVSGCGKSLIGSSLAAALGLNFFDGDDFHSPENVRKMSEGVPLNDEDRAEWLARLNQLLRETPNAVLACSALKPEYRRQLRAGIDGLEIVYLQGDFDTIWNRHQQRADHYFNGRGMLESQFATLVEPEPDEALFIDIRQSQHAVLQDILAQLSPA from the coding sequence ATGAAACCAAGAAAGATAATTGTAATGGGCGTCTCCGGTTGCGGTAAGAGTCTGATTGGCAGCTCGCTGGCAGCAGCGCTGGGACTGAACTTTTTTGATGGCGATGATTTTCACTCACCGGAGAATGTCCGAAAAATGAGTGAAGGCGTACCGCTCAATGATGAGGACAGGGCGGAGTGGCTCGCGCGGCTCAATCAGCTGTTGCGGGAAACTCCCAATGCAGTGCTGGCCTGCTCTGCACTGAAACCTGAATATCGCCGCCAGCTGCGTGCCGGGATCGACGGGCTGGAAATTGTCTATCTGCAGGGGGATTTCGACACGATCTGGAACCGGCATCAGCAACGTGCGGATCACTATTTTAACGGTCGCGGCATGCTGGAAAGCCAGTTTGCGACTCTGGTTGAGCCGGAGCCGGATGAAGCCCTGTTTATTGATATCCGCCAGTCTCAGCATGCGGTACTGCAGGATATTCTTGCGCAACTGTCGCCCGCCTGA
- a CDS encoding glycoside hydrolase family 9 protein produces MQLLINHLGYERTGHKVAIVQHQAALSLTQATLIRSDDRQAVMQLPLSQSQRTDQWHTGTATPIDFSRWQEAGRYRIRFGELESADFEIADGLLMQRTFSDVLHYFKSQRCGGKFDRHDHAVPLFGHQDTVVDAHGGWYDASGDVSKYLSHLSYANYLNPQQTPMVVWNMLTAFESLQGDPAFADFSRVRLIEEALFGADFLLRMHAPQGYFYMTVFDKWSKSTGQREICSYSTQEGIKADTYQAAFRQGGGIAIAALAAAARLVRSPAVEKLDLGEINNTDAYLESAQTAYWHLKTHNCQYLDNGEENIIDEYCALLAAVELFKATEQTRYLSEARDWAERLAARQQSDHQQQHYWSANADGSRPYFHAAEAGLPVISLLQYLQIESDRHRLNTIEAVLDNALHFELNITQSAANPFGYPRQYVKAVDGDKHSAFFIPHNNESGYWWQGENARLGSLAAMAFMAAPVVHNSELRHRLKDYGHQLLNWMLGLNPFDMSMLDGHGRNNPVYLPELGFFNAKGGICNGITSGFDNESDIAFAPPAQAGDMLQNWRWGEQWIPHAAWYLLAIVMQCKERRHG; encoded by the coding sequence ATGCAGTTGTTAATCAACCATCTCGGTTATGAACGCACAGGTCATAAAGTTGCCATCGTTCAGCATCAGGCCGCTTTATCCCTGACGCAGGCGACCCTGATCCGCAGTGACGACCGACAAGCTGTGATGCAACTGCCGCTCTCTCAAAGCCAGCGCACAGATCAGTGGCACACAGGCACGGCAACACCCATCGATTTCAGTCGCTGGCAGGAAGCAGGACGCTACCGAATCCGCTTCGGTGAGCTTGAGTCCGCTGATTTTGAAATTGCTGACGGCTTGCTGATGCAGCGCACTTTCAGTGATGTGCTGCATTATTTCAAATCCCAGCGCTGTGGCGGCAAATTTGATCGGCACGATCATGCCGTCCCGCTGTTTGGTCATCAGGACACAGTCGTCGACGCCCATGGCGGCTGGTACGACGCCTCGGGCGATGTCAGTAAATACCTGAGTCACCTGTCCTATGCCAATTACCTCAATCCGCAGCAGACGCCTATGGTGGTGTGGAATATGCTCACCGCCTTTGAGTCGCTGCAGGGTGATCCCGCATTTGCGGATTTTTCCCGCGTCCGCCTGATTGAAGAGGCACTTTTTGGCGCGGATTTTTTACTGCGGATGCATGCACCGCAGGGTTATTTTTATATGACAGTGTTCGATAAGTGGAGTAAGTCCACCGGGCAACGGGAGATTTGTAGCTATTCAACGCAGGAGGGCATCAAAGCTGACACCTACCAGGCCGCTTTTCGTCAGGGCGGCGGCATTGCGATTGCCGCCCTGGCCGCGGCTGCCAGGCTGGTTCGCAGTCCGGCAGTGGAAAAACTGGATCTGGGGGAGATAAACAATACCGACGCCTATCTGGAATCTGCCCAGACGGCTTACTGGCACCTGAAAACCCACAACTGCCAGTATCTGGATAATGGCGAAGAAAACATCATTGACGAATATTGCGCGCTGCTGGCGGCAGTTGAGCTGTTCAAAGCCACCGAGCAAACCCGCTATCTCAGCGAAGCCCGTGACTGGGCGGAACGACTCGCTGCCCGTCAGCAGTCTGATCACCAGCAGCAGCATTACTGGAGTGCAAACGCTGATGGCAGCCGGCCGTATTTTCATGCCGCAGAGGCAGGTCTGCCGGTCATCAGTTTGCTGCAGTATTTACAGATTGAATCTGACAGGCACCGCCTGAACACGATCGAAGCTGTGCTGGACAATGCACTGCACTTTGAACTGAACATCACCCAGTCGGCCGCGAATCCGTTTGGCTATCCGCGCCAGTATGTCAAAGCCGTGGATGGTGACAAGCACAGTGCCTTCTTTATTCCGCACAACAATGAAAGCGGCTACTGGTGGCAGGGAGAGAATGCCAGACTCGGCTCTCTCGCCGCCATGGCCTTCATGGCTGCTCCGGTGGTGCACAACAGCGAACTGCGCCACCGGCTGAAAGATTACGGTCATCAGCTCCTGAACTGGATGTTGGGCCTCAACCCCTTCGATATGAGCATGCTGGACGGACACGGCCGAAATAATCCGGTTTATCTGCCCGAATTAGGTTTTTTCAATGCCAAAGGCGGTATCTGTAATGGCATTACCTCAGGGTTTGACAATGAATCGGATATTGCCTTTGCGCCGCCGGCCCAGGCCGGTGACATGCTGCAGAACTGGCGCTGGGGGGAGCAGTGGATCCCGCATGCCGCCTGGTATCTGCTCGCGATCGTGATGCAATGTAAGGAGCGCCGCCATGGCTGA
- a CDS encoding BadF/BadG/BcrA/BcrD ATPase family protein, whose amino-acid sequence MADDLRFLVGIDGGGTSCRARLCDQNGRILAEAKTGSANILLGAEVAMASIQDAIATAASQAGLTEADFSHMAVGLALAGAEHRKAWYDFMALPHPYGRLVLNTDGYGACLGAWNGQDGAIFIAGTGSVGILRRGKEITVLGGREFPISDQGSGAIMGLRLIQQVLLSVDGIVPQTELVHHVLAHFDHDIDAIVEWSKTARPCDYGQFSPQIFQLSAQNDSLAVALLQQTAADIEMWLNALLTRGAEQVCLMGGIGERIAPWLTPAIQRRLAAPQGDAMDGAILIAQGDHNLYPL is encoded by the coding sequence ATGGCTGATGATTTACGTTTTCTGGTCGGGATTGACGGCGGCGGCACCTCTTGCCGGGCACGCCTTTGCGATCAAAACGGCCGGATCCTGGCTGAAGCGAAAACCGGCAGTGCCAATATTCTGCTCGGCGCGGAAGTTGCCATGGCATCGATACAAGATGCGATTGCAACCGCCGCGTCACAAGCCGGCCTGACTGAGGCCGACTTTTCACACATGGCTGTCGGTCTGGCACTGGCCGGTGCTGAACATCGCAAAGCCTGGTACGACTTCATGGCCCTGCCTCATCCCTATGGCAGGCTGGTGCTCAACACAGACGGCTACGGCGCCTGTCTTGGCGCCTGGAACGGGCAGGACGGTGCCATTTTCATTGCCGGTACCGGCTCGGTTGGTATTCTCCGCCGCGGCAAGGAGATCACTGTGCTGGGCGGACGGGAATTTCCGATTTCCGATCAGGGCAGCGGCGCCATCATGGGCCTGCGGCTCATTCAGCAGGTATTGCTGAGCGTTGACGGCATCGTGCCTCAGACCGAACTGGTCCACCATGTGCTGGCGCACTTCGATCACGATATTGATGCCATCGTCGAATGGTCAAAAACTGCCCGTCCTTGTGATTATGGCCAGTTTTCCCCGCAGATTTTCCAACTGTCAGCGCAAAACGACAGCCTGGCAGTGGCCTTACTTCAGCAGACGGCCGCAGATATTGAGATGTGGCTGAACGCCCTGCTGACGCGCGGTGCCGAACAAGTGTGTCTGATGGGGGGGATTGGCGAGCGCATCGCTCCCTGGCTGACACCTGCTATTCAACGCCGACTGGCTGCTCCGCAGGGAGATGCCATGGATGGCGCCATACTGATCGCCCAGGGCGATCATAACCTGTATCCATTATAA